The genomic region ATACTGATTTTCGACTTGTCTGCATGGATTATTGTTGCTCGCGTTTAACCATGGTGTTAGTTCGTTAATATATGCTGTTATGATTTATCATACTCGGACTTGGATGTGTGTTGAATAGGATATATGTCTGATATGGACTGGATCAAAATTTTCCGAGTTTTAGAACTTCGGAGGTCATATTGTGATAGTCGTGTATCAAATATGAGTACCTAATATAAGCACTCCAAGAAAAATAGAGTCAAAGCAACATTAAGTTACCTTCCTACTTTTTATTGCTCCAATCTCTATGGAGTTGTTTACAAGGGTAACTTTAGTGGTGAAATTGTAACGAAAAATCAAACCTTGCTGCTTGTTCATTTTTATTATGCCCGAGAGAAGCATCAAAACAAGGTTTTAGCTTTCACGATTTGTACTCTTTCAGGTTCTTAGTAAACCAAGGTTGCATTGGACCACTTTGTGATCATATACTCTGTCCAGACCGGAAGACATCAATACTGTGCCTTAAAGGACTCAAGAGCGTTCTAAAGGCAAGTGAAATTATGCATAGCACTAGGAACCTTTATACCCTGATCATTACTGACTTCGATGGCTTTGGTAAAGTAGAGAAATTACAGAGTGATCCGGATATTGGTGAAATGGCCATGAAACTTTTGATGAAATATGGGGTTTAGGCAAAACTGTGAGAGGGACGGACAACAGTTGCAAAACCCTAACGATATTGGACTATTGACTTGGCTAGTGTAATTTTGGAACAAGGACCAGATCATCTCCCAGGATCCTgatatatttttaaatgttaacaattcattttatataaaaatttccaTATAAAGCCATTTGGAATTGAATCGTGTTGGTCTGCAGATTACAATGATACACAACTCTTCTGTACATGAGCCACAACACATTACACCAACTGGTGAAAGCAGTGAAGGAACAAAATTTGGTCTAAATCTAAATCTGTGACAGTTAAAAGTTTTTTATAGAACAAAGTTTACTTATCAAAAGTGGAAATTTTATGGCCAGAGATTCAGTATGAGGAAAATCCATGATGATCAGGCTGGAATGCAGAAGGATGAACTAAGTGCAGGAGGCAAGACACAAACGAGGTGAGGTCCGGCTGGACTGCAGCTTATGTTTGCCTCATCGATATCTGGTAGCCCGAGATGAGGGGGGTGGACATAACCGGCATTGAGTGGCATGCATAGTACGGAAATAAATATCCTTGAACCTGTAATTGGAAATAAAATGGCATTTACATTCACACCAATAGATATGATAATATGATTGCCTTATCAACTCAGCTACGTAGCCATCAGGAATTATCATTAAGAATTGAAAAGGGAAGCAGTTTTTAAACCTTGCTTGGTGGAGAGAGAAACATGCCCTCTTTTCCTCCCGGCTATCATCCAATTTTCGGAATTCGCATTCACTTCATATAGCACATCATCCTGTCAATAAAGCAATAAACATGAATTACAGAGGTGCAAGCTTTGGCCAACTTTGGTCGAGAAGGATTATTTCAACTTACATTGGTTTGAGGAACCCTGCTCTCCTCGATGTCTTTCAACCTCTCAACCCTCCATTTCATGGTAACAAGTTGCCCGACCCGTAGACCATCAGAAGGAAGAGGTAGAAACCCAACAGCCAGGCATGGATCAAGAACAGGCCGTTGCAAAATTACAGCACTCCGGAAGATTATATCCTGACTAGTACCCTCAATTTCATTTGATTTTGCAGCCACGGGTGGGTGTGCCCCAATGGTCCTATCACCAGCAATTCTATAGCTGATGTTTAATATGCTCTCTGGTTGAGCCTTATTTTCATCTGTAAAAGCACGAGGTTGATTACTTGTTACAGGGCAATATGGGAAGGTGTATTACATTTCCGCAATGTTATCACATACAGGGCTTGTTAATTCTAAGACAATAAATATAATGCACAGCCTCAGTGAGTCAGacgttttaaagtaaataaacaGGTCGAGAATCACAGAAGCAGAAGCTTACAGTCCTATACCCTCATACTATCCTAAAAGACATGAAAACCATACCTAGAGCTGTTCCATTCCCCAAACATACACGGAATAGGAGTCCTGCTCTTGAAGTTGGAGATATGACGAGTGGGAAAAAGCCGGAAACTGGTCTTCCATCATCTTGTCCAGCGTGAACAAATCCGTCTTGAAGATCAAGCCAAGCATCATTGACAGTCAATGTGGCCTTCACCTGGGAGTGCAGTGTTACCTGGAAGTAACATGAACCAATGTGAGCTTCATACAAAGTATGAAGAGTTATGGGAAATTTGTATCCCATAAATCAACGAGGAATGTCATTTTCAGCATACACAATGAATTGTAAGACTGAAACTACCTTTCTTACTGACATgcgatatatacatatattcattacATATGGTAAATTCCTAATGCAACATGCAGTCAGTTTATTTCTTATGAAGTGGTTTACACAATAACTGAGCAATGCTACTAAAAAGGTATAAGCATTTCACATTTTTAGATGCTATACAACAAGCTCAAGCTATTCACCTGCAGTGTGGTTGAAAGTATGCTAGACTACATGATGTTCACTTAAAATTTACCATTGAAAGTATGCAAACATGAATGTGGCTAAAATTAACCATTGAAAGTATGCAAACATGAATGTGGTTGAAAACTACGGACATATTACCTGCAAAAGCAAAGTACCGTCATTGCATTGATCTGCAACACGTGTGCTCACATGGAAAGGGTTGGTGAAATGCAAAGCTATTGTTCTGCATATATATTACAGTGTCTGTTTAATAAAGTACAgggagagagggagagagagagagagagagagagaattcAAATTCAAACATAGAGAACTAAAACTAGAAATACAAGAAGCAATACTGGTCATAGATCTGGTTGTTTGATATTCCAAACTCAAGTTTCAAAGCTACTGTCCGCATTCCATCCACGATACTTTGTTTCTGCGGGGCCCCTGCCACGGCGTGCAACATAATTGAACAAACATACATTTTTGCACACAAAACAAACATGTAGACAAAATTAAACTATCAGAAATTTTCTAGTGTTTCCGGACCTGAAGATGACCCCCTTGCTAGCTTATCATCAATAGCACGAATAGGAATCCAAAGAATTGAGGTCACATCACTGGCCCAATCTGGAAACTCTATTTGACCATCGAGGAGTCTTAGCTGCTCAAAGTTTTTATTACCATCTTTCCTAGCATCACCAGAGTTTGCCATATCAGTGGAAATTTGAGCAGCATTTATGTAGGTCTCCATCTCGATGGAATGCGACTCTTCAATCTTCAGACCTGGACCAGTATCAATATGCATGACAGCACCTTTCAAGGAGTAGTTTATTGGTTGCGCTATAATTCCAATCCACTGAGCTTCATTAATCAGCAAGGCAGATGATATAGCAGCAGATAGATCAACCAGAGGTCTTGGTTTGGAAACCTAAGAAGGTTTGATCAGGAGATTGAAGAAATAGAAAGAACAAATAGGATTCCTGATCTTACAGTCGTAGATATATCACTAAGGtataattttaacattaaaaAAACAGTTAACTTTATAGAAATGATTATGAAGAGTATTGTCCGAAACTTTTGTTAAGCCATATTAACATGAGAGACAGCACTTATATCAAAGAGAGATAGAGAGTACCTTCAAGACAGGCCGGGTTGTTTTCTCATAGCTCATGAAATCATCACTATCTGCTGGACCTGCCTTGGAGAAACTGTGAGATCTAAAAGTCAAGTGTCCAATGTGTCCAGTAAGAACTCCGAGGACATATGATCCAGGTTTTTGAGGTGGTAAAGGAAAGGTGATTTTATTCCTACCAGGCTTTAGTACAGTGGCACTAGAGCTCCTTAACTGAAATTTGCATCAAAAAACCAAGTCAATATCAATCTCTGATATAGCTTAAAACATACTAGCAACATCTTGTCTTAAAACCATACCTTACCACCTTCATCAGCATTATACGTAGCCATCAAAGTGAGAGTAAGAGAATCAAGGGTTATTTCATCAGGAAAGCCACTCCAAACTGTTACAGATAAGGTACCAGGATCCCCATCACATAACTCCAAAGGAGGCCCAGGATTTCCAGAAAATGTAATTAACGATGACACATCAAGCGGAACGGGGTGCTTCATTTCACTATGTGCAAGGCTAACAACTTCTGACTGAAAAGCTTGGCGTTCCTTCACTGAGAATAAACCTTTATCTAGTGAAAGCAATCGTACAATAGATGTTAGGTAGCCAGCTTGGTCATTGAGTATCTTTTGACATTCAGCTAAATTTGGCAGTACTTCAGCCAATAAATCTTGCCACCCTTCACCAGCATAAAGAGCACAAACCTTCTCATATGACTTTGCAGCTAGGTCAAAGTTCCCACGCTTAAAGCAAACGGCTGCAATTTCACCATCAAGGACAACTCCATGCCTTTTCCACCAAGAACGATGGTAATTATCAGCAGCACCTTTAGTGAGATCCATATATTTTTGCTGCCATGACCCAAATAGAAATTCATTAGAAAAAAGAGAAAGATAgattaaatattgaatataaGTGCCCCAGATCAGTCAAATAAATCTTGAATATTAATCCGAGAATGTacttttggtataaatttttgttacTATTTCTAAGGAGTCAAAACCTTCCTCCACCCtgctcccccaaaaaaaaaaaaaaccaacataGAAGGGGTGGAAGTAAGAACAATGCACATGTTGTAGCCTATGTTTGATACCTCAATATCCTGTATGGATGAAAAAGTTTTTAGCAGATCAGGATTTGAAATTGTTTGCTTCAGAGCATGTTCAGCAGCAACAAAAATTTCAGCAAGCCTCATGGGTCGATCAATAGAGCCCTCAAAATTTCCAGGAGTAGAGTAAGTACGAGACATCGAAATTGCTTGTGCTTTACTTGATGGGGAAGTCTTTGAAGATGCATCTGACCCTAATCTGTCAGATTGCATACATTTACTTGAcattaaaacttaaaaaaaaaaatggcaaaatgaaaacaaaaagtaaaaaaattctTGACGTGAAAAACTCAGTTTAATAGTAACTCAtcttcaaaaaaatgctaaagcAACATTGCCTGGATTCTTGCGATTTCCTTACCCATCAGCAAAGCCTAGTTTGCCATCAAACATCTCAGATGTGTTTCCAGCAGAAAGGGAAGCCCTTCGCCGATTTGCCTCCCGAATAAGGGCAGTAGGTTCAAGTGGCAAGGGTTTCCTCTGAATGCCAAAGTGCTTGACTCTAGGATTTTCTTGCAGAATCATCTGAATCAAATAAGTAAAGTTTAAACGTGAAATAGCCAATAATGGGCTATATACTCGTGTAATACATAAGTAAAGTTTCTACCTTGAATAAGGCCACTAAAAAGGGAGGACCATTATTGCAGTCAACCATCTATTAAAATGTTCCATTATTgatcttttaaataaaaaatcgaTATCCATATCAGCAGCTTATAAACCATGAATTATAATGTTATGGCATTGAGAATACAAGATGGGTAAAAAATTGAAGCCCTACACTACTAGTTTGACAAAATCTTTACTACCAAGGTGCAGTTTTAATCCAAAAGAACAAATGTGCCCTTCTGTGAGTTTTACAAATGTGGAACAATAACTTGCCTTTTCTTTCAGAAGCACCTCAGAGGCAGCTTCATCAGGAACCAAAGGCCAAACTGCTGGCTTGGGCCAAGGTAGCATGCTCAAAGAAGCACTGCTCAAAACAAAAGGCAACGATACCATTAGATAGTTTAACATTTGGCTTCGACCTCATGACTTGCCTTCTTTAAATTATGAAACATGTAACCGAATTCATGGAAAGTCAAAAGTGGATTTGATCTACAAAGATGGAATGCATACCTGTTAACAGGACTCCTTTCTATCTCTGTTCCATATCCAATTAGATACGCAAGCCTCAAGAACTGCCAAAATCATCAATATGCATCAGTGGGTGTTCAACAAAATAACAAATGAAATTTCTTTGTTATTTAAAATAGGAAATAAAAAATTACCTTAACCCTACATAATGAGAAAAGATCACCTTGAAGGCGATAGAACTCCCTTTCTATTTCAGGGGTTGCAGTCCCTTCTTTATATTGAGAATTGGTGGCATTGACTAAAGCCAAGCATGCAGTGATGACCCAAACTTCACGCATACAGAAAGGTAAAATACTCTACAACAATCCCAAGAGGAAAAGATTAAGATTAAGATTAAAAAAGGGGAAAGAAAACAGTGAAAAAATGTTGCTGACAAAAGCAAACATTATCAAATACCTCATGTAAAGCCAGGACTTTTGAGAAACTAATTACAAATGAATAACCCCTTGAAGCAACCTCAAAAGGACGATTCAGCTTGAATAAAAGCTGCAATTTAATCAGTGAGAAACTTTAGGCACATACACAGACATGCCAACTACGATGTCAACCTAATAAACCAATGCCAGTAAAGAAACATCCATAGAACATTTCAGTAAAGCTAAAAGAATCATTTGGAAATTGTTTAACCACCTAAATGAAATGCTAGGAAATATAGCTAACAGCTACAATTCCAATAACCCATTAAGAATGGCATTATAATAAAGTTCTAAAAATTGACAACAGACACATAAACTGATTTTAATAGAAATTAGTCTCAAAGTCAGACTGTGAAATGTTGAGTACTTCAAGTCTAAAGAGTTAGCACTTAGCAGTACCAACCTTTGATTGACAAGCAAAGAGATACTGTCTAAATTCGAATTCCCTGAAAGAGTCATCTTGGACAATCTGTGTTAGAGATTTGTTTCCAGGAATGAGCAGTGCTGCCTGATCATCACCATGGTCTAGTCCTCCGAATTCTCTACGTTTCCCGCCCATATTAACtgcatttatatattaaatatgacCATGAAATGCTTGGCTGAAAGCAACTAACAAATTCAAAAGAAAAATGGAGCACTTCAAGACAAAACTTTAATAATTATACTTGTTATAAATCTGGCATTTACTAAATGCCCTTGCATACCCTATCTATCCGGTCAACTGAAAAATAAAAAACTGAGATATGAAGACATATTGCATTAGCAATTTGCCACCATGAATTTTTTGTGGCAGCCAAATTCCAAAGTAAGACAATTGAAGGCAAAAGTTAAGCACTACATAAAGAATGGAATTTGACTATAAGTACTACTCATATTCATATTACAATAGGGAATTCTTATTTATACAAAATCATACTGCTATTTAGAAGCATAAATAGAAATAACAAATATGTAGAGTAGAGAGTTAAGTATAAGATGAAAACAGACACTTAAGAAAGTGACATTTATATTTCACACCTGTTTCCAAATAGCACAATTCTAGTTCATCATATTCACGCAAGGCATCCTCATGAAGATGAGCAATCTCAAACATAAATGCCAAGCTTTCCTAAGGATAAGAAAAGTGAAGCATTAACAGTCGAAGTGTTGAAAGTAAGCTTAAAAAACATACTTTTTTGATTAGCTTAATTGGGATTATATCCCTGGAAGAACAAAATAGATTTAAGTTAGAGCCTCTCAAGTAAGTTCATGTTTCTTCCATGACCTTCAAATATACAAAAACCAGAGAAAGAAAATCATAAAGTTTTCTCCTGGATCAATATTAGCCATAACCATATTCTCTTAACTTTAAAAAAGTACCGAACcttcaaaatgaaaaaattacaGAAGTTCCAAATTGGCATGAAACGCTGTTCGCTAAGCTTGCGTATCTCATCCTCATAGAATTGTATACGCCTATCCAATGTATTTCTGACAGACTCCATAATCCTGGCCTCTAAGTCTTCCCAAAAATTCGCTTCAGGGGCATAAATGTCAAATTTGCAGCACCTAAGTGAACCATAGTTTTCAAGTATCAGAAAATGACAAAGGAAAAATTAAATACCAGTTTCCAAAGAGCACTACTTTTTCAAACTTTCACCACAATTTTCTTTTCGAACGGTTTGCAACATGGGTGAACTAAGTGCAAAAAAATGCTTAACATAATGGAAACAATTCTTTAGGAATGGCAGAATATAAAAGGAGCAGAAAATCATATCAAATTTTTTATATGTTGCCTAGCCATACTTTAGATTAAAACTAACACTTAAGTCTAAAGTAATCAGCAGCAGCATAAACACTATCCATGCCATCAATCAGAATGTATACAAACTGCAGAGAGCTGCAAGCTTACCTTTCCCTCTTCTTGGAGCTGAAATCAACTTCAAGTTTGGCATATACTTTCTTTGCCATTTTAGTGGCCTGATCATTGTTGGGATGGGCTCTAGACACAAATACAATAAACCATTCACGCTCATCATTTTGGACAATTAATTTCAGGCGTGGCTTAAGAATGGTCTTGAACTCATCAAGATCCTATGGAAGAAGAATgcgaataaaagaataagaaaataTAGAAGATGGAAAATAAATATGGACAAGCATATTAAGGCAAAGACtaataaaagaaagaagaaaagaactaGAAGCATCAGAGAAAAGTCTAAGTATATCATCACGGAAAGACAAGGTTTGCCCAGACAGACACCGTTATTTTACAGGCTCAGTTGAAGAATTATGATCTGAGTTATACAGAAAGCTCTAAGGATTTATCTTTTTCTCACGTGTGATCATGGATCTAAAATTTAGTTCACCTCCAATAAAGATCATAAACTGGAATCAATGTACCTCACATGTAACAAGAACCAAAGTTGCATATGGCTCTCGGAACCAAAATAAATATTGCTCATGAGGAAATCTGCTACGTAGTCTTGCATCAGTTGTTAATATGTATTCAGCTGGCAAATTCTCTACAAACACAGGATTCCGGGTCTTGTTATTTAAGCAAGACCTTTTGAATGGAAGCCGCTCTTCAAAACTATTCTTGACAGTAGGCCACAAGTCACTGACATCTTCAACTGTAATGCAGTTGACGACGAAATAGTTAGTTAGAAATCTGAAGCTAGCAGAAGATCGGAACAATGTGAGCTAGTTCCGAACCATGATTCACAAATTACTATTAAATACAAACAACTAGAAAAGAAACAAACTTTGGAGTTGATAGATTAAATATCCATAGGTCATATATTTCCATTTCGCATTCCATACATCTAACCGATCCAGAAGGCAAAAAGATCAAGTACAAAACTTAAAGCAACGACATTTATTAGACAGTCACCAGCATTGATGCAAGCAATCGAAGATTTAGTATTAACTTCTCCCTACTTCTAAGTTGTAATAAATTCCCAGAAAAAAAATAATCAAGTACTCGCTTCATAAAATCAACTAAGAAGCTGAAAGCAACAACATTTACCTCATGATCACCAAAAATTATCCATTTAAACTTAACTCTTCACATTTAGACAATCCTttactttcaaaaaaatcaactcaaaaTCTTAAATCATGAATAAATAACATCAACCTTTAGAATTTCCACATCAGAAATCTAACACTAAAGTAAACACATCCCTGATCCCGCACACCCAACACCATAAAAATCCCCAAAAGAGATTTAAAAGTGACCCTAAACCCAAAGTTCAATTGGAAGAGTTCAATTCAAATGAGAAGCAAAAAAAGTAATTACCAGCAATGATAAGATGGTTACAAGTGCTCTTGATTGTTTGAAACTGAGCTAGATAGTTCGCCATTCTCTTCTTTCCCGATCTAAAAGAAACTTACAAAATCCATTAGATCAAATGCAGAAAAGTGAaggaaaaatggttaatttatcTTAGTGAGAGATTTGGAGTGTTAGTTTCGCTTATGCTCCAACCCAAGGATCTAGTTTCTCCTCCGCTTCGTCCTCGTTAAGCGCTATGTTTTCTCAAAGTGTCAGCTGGGCCTCATTAATGGCGTCGTCCATGTTTCAAAGATTTTTCTTAGGCCCAACTAAATAAGGCCTGAAAGAAAAGATcgattttagcccaaattacttCTCCATTGCCTGCAAATGCTGTGTTTTACTCTCCTGAAAGAAACATTCCAGGCTAAAGTATTTGGCTGAATGGATGTGGAATACGGGTATGTATTTGATACGAATTTTTACAATAAAGAGTTGGGATAACATAGTTTCGAAATCCCAGGTCAGCAAACACACACATGAAGGCTATCCAGGATGTTACATTGATAATTTAGTTTGCATATTATTGTATTAAGTGATACTAATAATCAGCCTTATGGACCGTCTTCCTTTTGCGTTTTAGGCTTCTATGGAGTACTTTGCCTGCCCTCCAGCATTGCTAGCTATGGGTTCCACAAACAAAGCCTTACACAGTTTGACTTGGTCTTTCCTTTATTCTACTGCTTCAATAGTTAATCTGACTTGGTCTCTCTCAGTCTCTCCTATTCTGCAGCTTCAACAGGTTTAATTACTAATCTGATATAAGATTCTTTTTAGTGTATTCGGTTGttctttatttaaaataattcccCTCTAACATGAGATATTTTTGGACCTCAGTACTATCCTTAGATAAGGTAAGAT from Gossypium arboreum isolate Shixiya-1 chromosome 1, ASM2569848v2, whole genome shotgun sequence harbors:
- the LOC108483223 gene encoding trafficking protein particle complex II-specific subunit 130 homolog isoform X1 — encoded protein: MANYLAQFQTIKSTCNHLIIAVEDVSDLWPTVKNSFEERLPFKRSCLNNKTRNPVFVENLPAEYILTTDARLRSRFPHEQYLFWFREPYATLVLVTCEDLDEFKTILKPRLKLIVQNDEREWFIVFVSRAHPNNDQATKMAKKVYAKLEVDFSSKKRERCCKFDIYAPEANFWEDLEARIMESVRNTLDRRIQFYEDEIRKLSEQRFMPIWNFCNFFILKESLAFMFEIAHLHEDALREYDELELCYLETVNMGGKRREFGGLDHGDDQAALLIPGNKSLTQIVQDDSFREFEFRQYLFACQSKLLFKLNRPFEVASRGYSFVISFSKVLALHESILPFCMREVWVITACLALVNATNSQYKEGTATPEIEREFYRLQGDLFSLCRVKFLRLAYLIGYGTEIERSPVNSASLSMLPWPKPAVWPLVPDEAASEVLLKEKMILQENPRVKHFGIQRKPLPLEPTALIREANRRRASLSAGNTSEMFDGKLGFADGLGSDASSKTSPSSKAQAISMSRTYSTPGNFEGSIDRPMRLAEIFVAAEHALKQTISNPDLLKTFSSIQDIEQKYMDLTKGAADNYHRSWWKRHGVVLDGEIAAVCFKRGNFDLAAKSYEKVCALYAGEGWQDLLAEVLPNLAECQKILNDQAGYLTSIVRLLSLDKGLFSVKERQAFQSEVVSLAHSEMKHPVPLDVSSLITFSGNPGPPLELCDGDPGTLSVTVWSGFPDEITLDSLTLTLMATYNADEGGKLRSSSATVLKPGRNKITFPLPPQKPGSYVLGVLTGHIGHLTFRSHSFSKAGPADSDDFMSYEKTTRPVLKVSKPRPLVDLSAAISSALLINEAQWIGIIAQPINYSLKGAVMHIDTGPGLKIEESHSIEMETYINAAQISTDMANSGDARKDGNKNFEQLRLLDGQIEFPDWASDVTSILWIPIRAIDDKLARGSSSGAPQKQSIVDGMRTVALKLEFGISNNQIYDQYCFLTIALHFTNPFHVSTRVADQCNDGTLLLQVTLHSQVKATLTVNDAWLDLQDGFVHAGQDDGRPVSGFFPLVISPTSRAGLLFRVCLGNGTALDENKAQPESILNISYRIAGDRTIGAHPPVAAKSNEIEGTSQDIIFRSAVILQRPVLDPCLAVGFLPLPSDGLRVGQLVTMKWRVERLKDIEESRVPQTNDDVLYEVNANSENWMIAGRKRGHVSLSTKQGSRIFISVLCMPLNAGYVHPPHLGLPDIDEANISCSPAGPHLVCVLPPALSSSFCIPA
- the LOC108483223 gene encoding trafficking protein particle complex II-specific subunit 130 homolog isoform X2; amino-acid sequence: MANYLAQFQTIKSTCNHLIIAVEDVSDLWPTVKNSFEERLPFKRSCLNNKTRNPVFVENLPAEYILTTDARLRSRFPHEQYLFWFREPYATLVLVTCEDLDEFKTILKPRLKLIVQNDEREWFIVFVSRAHPNNDQATKMAKKVYAKLEVDFSSKKRERCCKFDIYAPEANFWEDLEARIMESVRNTLDRRIQFYEDEIRKLSEQRFMPIWNFCNFFILKESLAFMFEIAHLHEDALREYDELELCYLETVNMGGKRREFGGLDHGDDQAALLIPGNKSLTQIVQDDSFREFEFRQYLFACQSKLLFKLNRPFEVASRGYSFVISFSKVLALHESILPFCMREVWVITACLALVNATNSQYKEGTATPEIEREFYRLQGDLFSLCRVKFLRLAYLIGYGTEIERSPVNSASLSMLPWPKPAVWPLVPDEAASEVLLKEKMILQENPRVKHFGIQRKPLPLEPTALIREANRRRASLSAGNTSEMFDGKLGFADGLGSDASSKTSPSSKAQAISMSRTYSTPGNFEGSIDRPMRLAEIFVAAEHALKQTISNPDLLKTFSSIQDIEQKYMDLTKGAADNYHRSWWKRHGVVLDGEIAAVCFKRGNFDLAAKSYEKVCALYAGEGWQDLLAEVLPNLAECQKILNDQAGYLTSIVRLLSLDKGLFSVKERQAFQSEVVSLAHSEMKHPVPLDVSSLITFSGNPGPPLELCDGDPGTLSVTVWSGFPDEITLDSLTLTLMATYNADEGGKLRSSSATVLKPGRNKITFPLPPQKPGSYVLGVLTGHIGHLTFRSHSFSKAGPADSDDFMSYEKTTRPVLKVSKPRPLVDLSAAISSALLINEAQWIGIIAQPINYSLKGAVMHIDTGPGLKIEESHSIEMETYINAAQISTDMANSGDARKDGNKNFEQLRLLDGQIEFPDWASDVTSILWIPIRAIDDKLARGSSSGAPQKQSIVDGMRTVALKLEFGISNNQIYDQTIALHFTNPFHVSTRVADQCNDGTLLLQVTLHSQVKATLTVNDAWLDLQDGFVHAGQDDGRPVSGFFPLVISPTSRAGLLFRVCLGNGTALDENKAQPESILNISYRIAGDRTIGAHPPVAAKSNEIEGTSQDIIFRSAVILQRPVLDPCLAVGFLPLPSDGLRVGQLVTMKWRVERLKDIEESRVPQTNDDVLYEVNANSENWMIAGRKRGHVSLSTKQGSRIFISVLCMPLNAGYVHPPHLGLPDIDEANISCSPAGPHLVCVLPPALSSSFCIPA